The following coding sequences are from one Musa acuminata AAA Group cultivar baxijiao chromosome BXJ2-4, Cavendish_Baxijiao_AAA, whole genome shotgun sequence window:
- the LOC135610016 gene encoding phosphoserine aminotransferase 1, chloroplastic-like, whose protein sequence is MAALSSPQSFLLQHPLHPSPKTPSFLPHKQPLRPKPSTVSCTAVRLPPVSISVANDRIFNFAAGPATLPESVILKAQAELYNYRGSGMSIMEMSHRGKEFDAVIKKAESDLRRLLAIPDDDYAVLFLQGGATTQFAAVPLNLCAPGDAVDYVVTGSWGDKAFKEAQKFCKANLIWSGKSDKYTKIPSFEGLEQNPNAKYLHICANETIHGVEFKNYPTPSNKDAVLVADMSSNFCSKPVDVSKFGVIYAGAQKNVGPSGVTIVIVRKDLIGNAQPITPVMLDYKIHADSASLYNTPPCFAIYICGLVFEDLLEQGGLVEVEKNNTKKAGILYDSIDGSDGFYVCPVEKSVRSLMNVPFTLQKSDLEKKFIEEAAKEGMVQLKGHRSVGGVRASIYNAMPLAGVGKLVAFMKDFQARHP, encoded by the coding sequence ATGGCTGCTCTCTCCTCCCCTCAGTCTTTCCTCCTCCAACACCCCCTCCATCCGTCCCCGAAAACCCCGTCCTTCCTCCCCCACAAGCAGCCCCTCCGCCCAAAGCCCTCCACCGTCTCCTGCACCGCCGTCCGGCTTCCCCCCGTCTCGATCTCCGTCGCAAACGACCGGATCTTCAACTTCGCCGCCGGGCCGGCCACCCTGCCGGAGTCCGTTATCCTCAAGGCGCAGGCTGAGCTTTACAACTACCGTGGCTCGGGCATGAGTATCATGGAGATGAGTCACCGCGGCAAGGAGTTCGATGCCGTCATCAAGAAGGCTGAGTCTGACCTCCGCCGTTTGCTTGCCATCCCCGACGACGACTATGCTGTTCTCTTCCTCCAGGGCGGCGCCACCACCCAGTTCGCCGCTGTTCCACTCAACCTCTGTGCACCGGGGGACGCCGTGGACTACGTCGTCACCGGGTCTTGGGGCGACAAGGCCTTCAAGGAGGCCCAGAAGTTCTGCAAGGCTAATCTCATTTGGTCGGGCAAATCTGATAAGTATACCAAGATCCCATCTTTCGAAGGGCTTGAGCAGAATCCCAACGCAAAGTATTTGCACATCTGCGCCAACGAGACGATCCATGGGGTGGAGTTCAAGAATTACCCCACCCCGAGCAACAAAGATGCGGTCTTGGTCGCTGATATGTCTTCTAACTTCTGCTCGAAACCTGTCGATGTGTCAAAATTCGGTGTCATCTATGCTGGGGCGCAGAAGAATGTTGGTCCCTCTGGCGTCACGATCGTGATCGTTCGGAAAGATCTTATCGGCAACGCCCAGCCGATTACGCCCGTGATGCTGGACTATAAGATCCATGCAGACAGCGCTTCCCTCTACAACACTCCACCGTGCTTTGCGATCTATATATGTGGTCTGGTATTCGAGGATCTGCTGGAGCAGGGTGGGTTGGTGGAGGTGGAGAAGAATAACACCAAGAAGGCTGGAATTCTCTATGATTCTATTGATGGGAGTGACGGGTTCTACGTGTGCCCTGTCGAGAAATCAGTTCGGTCGTTGATGAACGTGCCTTTCACGCTGCAGAAGTCTGATCTCGAGAAGAAATTCATCGAGGAGGCTGCGAAGGAAGGAATGGTTCAGCTTAAGGGACATCGGTCGGTGGGTGGCGTTCGGGCTTCCATTTACAATGCGATGCCATTGGCAGGAGTGGGGAAGCTTGTTGCTTTCATGAAGGATTTCCAAGCCAGACACCCTTGA